The nucleotide window GCAGGAGCTGCCGCTCGACGACATCGCTCGCATCGCGACCGAGGCGGGGGCGGATCTGCTCATCACCGAGGGCTACAAGCGAGAGGGTCGCAACCGCATCGAGATATCGAGACGAGAGCGCTCGGACTCGCTGATCTGCGCGCCGGAGGAGATGACCGCTCTGGTCACCGACAACGATGCCGTCACCGAGCCGGTCTCGGCGGCGGGCGTTCCGGTCTTCGACCTCGACACCGGCTTCGGCGGCGTGGCCGACCTCATCATCGACCGGTTCCTCGGCGGGGTGGACGGCGTGTTCACTCGCGGTTCGCGAGGATGTGCCGATGGCGACTGACGCCCATGGCCGACGGATCGACTACCTCAGAATCTCGCTGACCGACCGGTGCAATCTGCGGTGCGTCTACTGCATGCCCGAGGAGGGCGTCGAGTGGAAGCAGCCTGCCGAGATCCTCTCCTACGATGAGATCGTCTCGTTCGCGCGGGTCGCCGTCGAAGAGGGTATCGGCAAGATCAGGCTCACCGGCGGGGAGCCGCTCGTGCGTCGCGGGGTGGTCGACCTGGTTCGCAGGCTCCATGACATTCCCGGCGTCGAGAGTCTGGCGCTGACCACGAACGCCACGCTCCTTCCGCGCTTCGCCGCCGAGTTGCGCGACGCGGGGCTCGAGCGCATCAACGTCAGTCTCGACTCGCTCGACCCCGAGGAGTATCACCGCATCACTCGTGGTGGAAACCTCGACGAGGCGCTTGCCGGGCTCGATGCGGCGTTCGAGGCCGGCTTCTCGCCGATCAAGCTCAACACCGTCGTTGTCCGCTCGCTCGAGCAGGACCTGCTCGGATTTGCGAAGCTGTCACTCGGTCGCCCGCTGCACGTGCGCTTCATCGAGTACATGCCCGTGGGCGCCGCCGAGGAAGGCTCGGGCTGTCACTCGGATGGCGGCACCGGCTGGACCGCGTCGGACTCCGTTCCCAGCGAAGAGGTCATCGATTGCATCTCCGCAGGGGGACAGGCTGCG belongs to Coriobacteriia bacterium and includes:
- the moaA gene encoding GTP 3',8-cyclase MoaA; amino-acid sequence: MATDAHGRRIDYLRISLTDRCNLRCVYCMPEEGVEWKQPAEILSYDEIVSFARVAVEEGIGKIRLTGGEPLVRRGVVDLVRRLHDIPGVESLALTTNATLLPRFAAELRDAGLERINVSLDSLDPEEYHRITRGGNLDEALAGLDAAFEAGFSPIKLNTVVVRSLEQDLLGFAKLSLGRPLHVRFIEYMPVGAAEEGSGCHSDGGTGWTASDSVPSEEVIDCISAGGQAAGLGPLLEVERDAAPGGWGPARYYRFADAEGTVGVISPLSHHFCAECNRLRLTADGRLRPCLFSDNDLDAEMVRERR
- the mobB gene encoding molybdopterin-guanine dinucleotide biosynthesis protein B, yielding MTAAPNTVPIVSVVGKGDSGKTTFLEKLLRDLADRGVRVATVKHHIHDYDIDVPGKDSYRHARAGAFATMVSSPEKFAMIHDVEQELPLDDIARIATEAGADLLITEGYKREGRNRIEISRRERSDSLICAPEEMTALVTDNDAVTEPVSAAGVPVFDLDTGFGGVADLIIDRFLGGVDGVFTRGSRGCADGD